A portion of the Stigmatella aurantiaca DW4/3-1 genome contains these proteins:
- a CDS encoding ABC transporter ATP-binding protein, protein MLRALLARWKRSLPLLRPTQAQTQRAKLAVAQVDHCYANKVVALKDVNLNVHSGEFVCLLGPSGCGKSTLLYALAGQLVPTGGTVSLDDQRIRGPGPDRLLMFQEAALFPWLTVLGNLKFALAARGVPRAARTPRALEFIQRVHLSGFEDTLPHQLSGGMKMRVSLARALAADPAVLLMDEPFAALDAQTRIHMQELLQSIWMRTRKTVVFVTHDVHEALMLGTRVVLMAPRPGRIVRDLEVHLPMPRSLEDRKLNEMARYLRVLMRQVEEPLQASEAVGVPMDEAVGLHH, encoded by the coding sequence ATGCTCCGAGCCCTGTTGGCCCGATGGAAGAGGTCCCTGCCGCTCCTGCGGCCCACGCAGGCGCAGACACAGCGCGCGAAGCTCGCCGTGGCGCAGGTGGACCACTGCTATGCCAACAAGGTGGTGGCGCTGAAGGACGTGAACCTCAACGTCCACTCGGGAGAGTTCGTCTGCCTGCTCGGCCCCTCGGGCTGTGGCAAGTCCACGCTCCTGTACGCCCTCGCGGGACAACTGGTGCCGACCGGGGGCACCGTCTCCCTTGATGACCAGCGGATTCGCGGGCCGGGACCCGATCGGCTGCTCATGTTCCAGGAAGCCGCCCTGTTCCCTTGGCTGACGGTGCTGGGCAACCTCAAGTTCGCCCTGGCCGCCCGGGGGGTGCCTCGCGCCGCGCGCACGCCCCGCGCGCTCGAGTTCATTCAGCGCGTGCACCTGTCCGGCTTCGAGGACACCCTGCCCCACCAGCTCTCGGGGGGCATGAAGATGCGCGTCAGCCTCGCGCGCGCGCTGGCCGCGGATCCGGCCGTGCTGCTGATGGACGAGCCCTTCGCCGCATTGGATGCCCAGACGCGCATCCACATGCAGGAGCTGCTCCAGTCCATCTGGATGCGCACCCGGAAGACGGTGGTGTTCGTCACCCACGATGTCCACGAGGCGCTGATGCTCGGCACCCGGGTGGTGCTCATGGCGCCGCGCCCGGGCCGCATCGTGAGGGATCTGGAAGTCCACCTGCCCATGCCCCGCTCGCTGGAGGACCGCAAGCTCAACGAGATGGCCCGGTACCTGCGCGTGCTGATGCGCCAGGTGGAGGAGCCCTTGCAGGCGTCCGAAGCCGTGGGCGTGCCCATGGACGAAGCCGTGGGCCTGCATCATTAG